The sequence CAGCTAACAGCCCATGCCAAGTAGAACCAAGCGAATTAAAAGGCAAGTTAGGTTCGGCGCTCGGTAACTAAATCGGCGATGGCTAATAGCGGTTGTGCGGCAGCGCCGAATGGTACAAGCGCTTCTTTTGCCCTTATCACAAGTTCATTTGCGACTTGAATTGACTTATCAAGACCATAAAGAGCGGGGTAGGTTGACTTGCCTCGCTCAACATCCGAACCAGTGGCTTTACCAAGTTCGGAGGCATCTCCGGTTACGTTTAGAATATCATCAGTTACTTGGAAGGCAACTCCGATGCTCGAGCCGTATAGTTCCAATCGGCTTATTTGCTCCTCATCGGCTCCACTTAAAATCGCGCCTGATACGACTGCTGCCTGGATAAGCGCAGCGGTTTTTCGGGAGTGAATATAATCAACACGCTCGGCTTCGGGAGCTTGGCCTTCAGAAAGAATGTCCATCACCTGACCCGCTACCATCCCATCAGTACCCGAAGCTTCCGCGACTATTTTCAGTACACGAACCACTCGGTCAGCGGGGGCAAACTCGACATTCCTGCCGATAAGGTCAAAAGCTTGCGCAAAAAGGGCATCACCGGCAAG is a genomic window of bacterium containing:
- a CDS encoding polyprenyl synthetase family protein — encoded protein: LAGDALFAQAFDLIGRNVEFAPADRVVRVLKIVAEASGTDGMVAGQVMDILSEGQAPEAERVDYIHSRKTAALIQAAVVSGAILSGADEEQISRLELYGSSIGVAFQVTDDILNVTGDASELGKATGSDVERGKSTYPALYGLDKSIQVANELVIRAKEALVPFGAAAQPLLAIADLVTERRT